A stretch of the uncultured Cohaesibacter sp. genome encodes the following:
- a CDS encoding helicase HerA-like domain-containing protein: protein MLQDGKVYLGTSFLTNADGSETSQGEYLDLKLANRHGLITGATGTGKTVSLQILTEGFSNAGVPVFCADVKGDLSGLAAAGEPKDFLASRAEKIGFADEYVFESMPTIFWDLFGEQGHPIRTTITDMGPLLLARLLGLNDTQEGILNIAFKLADDEGLLLLDLKDLRALLVNMEERRKELSAAYGNISTASIGAIQRDLLVLEQQGAEQFFGETALNILDLMRTTRDGRGVVSVLAADKLMQSPQLYATFLLWLLSELFEELPEVGDRDRPRLVFFFDEAHLLFDDAPKILVEKVEQVVKLIRSKGVGVYFVTQNPLDVPDGVLSQLGNRVQHALRAFTPRDQKAVKVAADTFRPNPALDTRQVIMEMGVGEALVSTLMKKGVPSMVQQTLIRPPSSRLGPISAAERKAVIDNSPIFGVYDTVVDRESAYEILKKQAEVKAKREAEQRAHEDQQREEKGRVKRGRTGFTLPDFGRDDRPTRRSRSKTSARRSNRQTVAEAAIKSVARSVATSLGKALVRGILGSLKSGR, encoded by the coding sequence ATGCTGCAGGACGGCAAGGTCTATCTGGGAACTTCTTTTCTAACCAATGCAGACGGGAGCGAGACCAGTCAGGGAGAATATCTTGATCTGAAACTTGCCAACCGGCACGGTCTGATTACCGGAGCAACAGGCACCGGCAAGACAGTGTCTCTGCAAATTCTGACCGAAGGCTTTTCCAATGCAGGGGTTCCTGTTTTCTGCGCCGACGTCAAGGGTGACCTGTCCGGGCTGGCCGCAGCCGGAGAGCCAAAAGACTTCCTCGCCAGCAGGGCAGAAAAAATAGGCTTTGCCGACGAGTATGTGTTTGAATCCATGCCGACGATCTTTTGGGATCTGTTTGGCGAACAGGGCCACCCGATCCGCACCACCATCACAGATATGGGGCCCTTGCTGCTGGCACGCCTGTTGGGTCTGAATGACACGCAGGAAGGGATTTTGAATATCGCCTTCAAATTGGCCGATGACGAGGGACTTTTGCTCCTCGATCTCAAGGACTTGCGTGCTTTGCTGGTCAATATGGAAGAGCGGCGCAAGGAATTGTCCGCCGCCTATGGCAACATCTCTACGGCCTCGATTGGTGCCATTCAGCGGGATCTTCTGGTGTTGGAACAACAAGGTGCCGAGCAGTTCTTTGGCGAGACGGCGCTGAACATTCTGGATCTGATGCGGACCACCCGCGATGGTCGCGGTGTGGTCTCCGTGCTGGCGGCTGACAAACTGATGCAGTCGCCGCAACTCTATGCGACCTTCCTGTTGTGGTTATTGTCGGAATTGTTCGAAGAGCTGCCGGAAGTCGGCGACAGGGACCGCCCACGGCTCGTCTTCTTCTTTGATGAGGCCCATTTGCTGTTTGATGATGCGCCGAAGATTCTGGTCGAGAAAGTCGAACAGGTGGTCAAGCTGATCCGCTCGAAAGGAGTCGGCGTCTATTTTGTCACACAGAATCCACTTGATGTGCCCGATGGGGTTCTCTCCCAGCTTGGCAACCGGGTGCAGCATGCGCTGCGTGCCTTCACGCCCCGTGACCAGAAGGCGGTGAAAGTAGCGGCCGATACGTTCCGTCCCAATCCGGCGCTCGATACCAGACAGGTTATCATGGAAATGGGTGTCGGGGAGGCTTTGGTCTCGACCTTGATGAAAAAGGGTGTGCCCTCAATGGTGCAGCAAACCCTGATTCGTCCCCCAAGTTCACGTCTGGGGCCAATCAGTGCGGCTGAGCGAAAAGCGGTGATCGATAACAGCCCGATCTTCGGGGTCTATGACACGGTCGTGGATCGTGAAAGCGCCTATGAGATTCTCAAAAAGCAAGCGGAAGTAAAGGCAAAGCGGGAAGCGGAACAACGCGCCCACGAAGACCAACAGCGCGAAGAGAAAGGTCGGGTGAAACGCGGCCGGACAGGCTTCACCCTGCCCGATTTTGGTCGTGATGACCGACCGACACGGCGCTCACGCAGCAAGACGTCTGCACGCAGGTCAAACAGGCAGACGGTTGCAGAGGCTGCGATAAAGTCGGTTGCCCGTTCGGTTGCGACTTCGCTTGGCAAAGCCCTAGTGCGCGGTATTCTCGGCAGTTTGAAAAGTGGTCGATAA
- a CDS encoding LuxR C-terminal-related transcriptional regulator yields MSKLVLHQKWGQEPFTAAQLTQIRGHDPLVRRVAVACKPVRLLNDSAQVDWLLNSPLYNMLIRGAGGQDEIGSMIGVQIPLDLLQVMIILAGPSITISDVDLCAAISQIARDLETMHGLKPLLPPRPGELSVREKMVLIKTAEGKTAGDIAGELEISQRTVHAHLQNASEKMQAANKTQTVVEALRYAQISLS; encoded by the coding sequence ATGAGTAAACTTGTCCTTCATCAAAAATGGGGTCAGGAGCCATTCACTGCGGCTCAGTTGACACAGATTCGTGGCCACGACCCTTTGGTGCGCCGCGTTGCAGTGGCTTGTAAACCTGTTCGCTTGCTAAACGACAGTGCGCAAGTCGATTGGCTGTTGAACTCTCCTCTTTATAATATGCTGATACGCGGTGCTGGCGGTCAAGACGAGATCGGATCGATGATCGGTGTTCAGATCCCGCTTGATCTGTTGCAAGTGATGATTATTCTAGCGGGCCCCAGTATCACTATCTCCGACGTGGACCTTTGCGCTGCCATAAGCCAAATCGCGCGTGATTTGGAAACCATGCATGGCCTCAAGCCGTTGCTGCCTCCTCGCCCCGGCGAGTTGTCCGTGCGTGAGAAAATGGTTTTGATCAAGACAGCGGAAGGCAAAACAGCGGGTGACATCGCCGGCGAGCTGGAGATTTCCCAACGCACCGTGCATGCTCATTTGCAAAATGCATCCGAAAAAATGCAGGCCGCCAACAAGACCCAAACGGTCGTTGAAGCGCTTCGCTATGCTCAAATTTCGCTGTCCTAA
- a CDS encoding FAD/NAD(P)-binding oxidoreductase — MSEMLKELARPSRRDLLKLTAGSGLLLTAATAANQSKAQTKTKAHIVIAGAGAAGLAAANRLAARLDGVKITLIDGRKRHLYQPGFTLIAAGLKPAQYSVSTTREWMPSNAELIEEAVAEFDPDSNKVVTESGKVIPYDYLLVTTGLMLDFDAIEGFEMSLIGKDGVGAVYAGPEEAQATWQEMDRFTDTGGIGLFYRPATSMKCAGAPLKYTFLTDDRARRKGTRGKIEVHYAAHNNGFFGVPIVNEKLRMLFEDRDFKPVYNHVLKAIDPGKKICTFATPDGDKQMPYDFTNVIPPMRAPDAVLNSPLPIHPGDMAKGGWVDVDKYKLRHNRFKNVWAVGDVAGVPKGKTAASVKWQVPVAIDHMIADIQGKTSDEVYNGYTSCPLITKIGRAMLIEFDYNNNLTPSFPGVISPLEELWISWLMKEIALKATYLAMVRGRA, encoded by the coding sequence ATGTCCGAAATGCTCAAGGAGCTCGCCAGACCATCTCGCCGGGATTTGCTTAAACTGACCGCAGGCAGTGGGCTGCTTCTCACTGCCGCGACCGCAGCAAACCAAAGCAAGGCGCAAACCAAGACCAAAGCCCACATTGTCATTGCTGGCGCAGGGGCCGCAGGCCTTGCCGCTGCCAATCGATTGGCAGCCCGGCTCGACGGGGTCAAAATCACCCTGATCGATGGCCGAAAGCGTCATCTTTATCAACCGGGCTTCACCCTGATTGCTGCAGGTCTCAAACCCGCCCAATACTCTGTTTCCACGACGCGGGAATGGATGCCATCGAATGCAGAATTGATCGAGGAAGCCGTTGCGGAATTTGACCCCGACAGCAACAAGGTCGTCACCGAAAGCGGCAAGGTCATTCCTTATGATTATTTGCTCGTCACCACCGGCCTGATGCTCGATTTCGACGCCATCGAAGGGTTTGAAATGAGTCTGATTGGCAAGGATGGTGTAGGCGCGGTCTATGCTGGGCCTGAGGAAGCCCAAGCCACTTGGCAGGAAATGGATCGCTTCACCGATACGGGGGGAATCGGTCTCTTTTATCGACCGGCCACCAGCATGAAATGCGCTGGCGCTCCGCTCAAATATACCTTCCTCACCGATGACCGCGCCCGCCGCAAAGGCACCCGCGGCAAGATCGAAGTGCATTATGCTGCCCACAATAATGGCTTCTTCGGCGTGCCCATTGTCAATGAAAAGCTCCGCATGCTGTTTGAGGATCGTGATTTCAAACCGGTCTACAATCACGTGCTCAAAGCCATCGATCCCGGCAAGAAAATCTGCACCTTCGCAACGCCTGACGGCGACAAGCAGATGCCTTATGACTTCACCAACGTCATCCCCCCGATGCGGGCTCCAGACGCCGTGCTGAACAGTCCGCTGCCGATCCATCCGGGCGATATGGCAAAGGGCGGCTGGGTCGATGTCGACAAATATAAACTGCGCCATAATCGCTTCAAAAATGTCTGGGCAGTTGGCGATGTCGCAGGCGTGCCCAAAGGCAAAACTGCCGCGTCTGTCAAATGGCAGGTGCCGGTGGCAATCGATCACATGATTGCCGACATCCAAGGCAAGACGTCTGATGAGGTCTATAACGGCTATACCTCGTGTCCGCTGATTACCAAGATCGGTCGCGCCATGCTGATCGAGTTTGATTACAACAACAATCTCACCCCCAGCTTCCCGGGTGTCATTTCGCCTCTGGAAGAGCTTTGGATTTCTTGGTTGATGAAGGAAATCGCCTTGAAGGCCACCTATCTGGCCATGGTGCGCGGCCGCGCCTAA
- a CDS encoding DUF4332 domain-containing protein, protein MSSYPIAKIEGIGPSYAEKLKTVGITNTKAYLDRAKDPAGRKALEAETGIEHARILKWANMADLMRIKGVGEEYSELLEAAGVDTVKELRNRNAANLTVAMKEANQKRKLVRQVPAQSNVEKWVDQAKELPPMMTY, encoded by the coding sequence ATGTCGTCCTATCCAATAGCGAAAATCGAAGGCATCGGCCCGTCCTATGCTGAAAAGCTCAAAACCGTGGGCATTACCAACACCAAGGCCTATCTGGACCGTGCGAAAGATCCCGCTGGCCGCAAGGCGCTGGAAGCCGAGACCGGCATCGAACATGCCCGCATTCTCAAATGGGCCAACATGGCTGATCTGATGCGCATCAAGGGTGTAGGCGAGGAATATTCCGAATTGCTCGAAGCCGCTGGCGTCGATACGGTCAAGGAATTGCGCAACCGCAATGCAGCCAATTTGACTGTCGCCATGAAAGAAGCCAACCAAAAGCGGAAACTCGTGCGTCAGGTTCCGGCTCAAAGCAATGTTGAGAAATGGGTTGATCAGGCAAAGGAATTGCCGCCAATGATGACCTACTAA
- a CDS encoding DUF2267 domain-containing protein produces MQDIIIARIASAAGISEEMAQTAVKIILNFLAKEADTEKVKEIAGALNAKSMLEEESKSSGGLLGGLMGGMGGAMAAMSELNSAGLGMGEVKSVAEEMITIAKEHVDPATVDEVISSVPGLSQII; encoded by the coding sequence ATGCAAGATATCATTATTGCGCGCATCGCATCGGCCGCGGGAATTTCCGAAGAGATGGCTCAAACCGCCGTCAAGATCATCCTCAATTTCCTTGCCAAGGAAGCCGACACCGAAAAGGTGAAGGAAATTGCTGGCGCTCTGAATGCCAAGAGCATGTTGGAAGAGGAAAGCAAATCAAGTGGCGGTCTGCTTGGTGGTCTGATGGGTGGCATGGGTGGTGCCATGGCAGCCATGAGCGAATTGAACAGCGCAGGTCTCGGCATGGGTGAAGTGAAGTCCGTTGCCGAGGAAATGATCACGATTGCCAAAGAGCATGTCGACCCAGCGACCGTCGACGAAGTGATTTCATCGGTTCCCGGCCTGAGCCAGATCATCTAA
- a CDS encoding DUF5368 domain-containing protein yields MKELTLSTLLAVFEEVFGPTLFWALVVLAVLGLIAFLYVVFREKTLASGRFLRSEIVGVIGGFAAIWFVQTMTSSGYGDIGGPIDLIILALIWIAGAVGTVMVAYTIEGLFFSNRRA; encoded by the coding sequence ATGAAAGAACTAACACTTTCCACCCTGCTGGCGGTTTTCGAAGAAGTCTTCGGACCCACCCTGTTTTGGGCTCTGGTCGTGCTGGCTGTTCTGGGCCTCATCGCCTTTCTCTATGTCGTGTTCCGCGAAAAGACATTGGCCTCTGGCCGCTTTCTGCGCTCGGAGATTGTCGGAGTGATCGGCGGCTTTGCAGCCATCTGGTTTGTCCAGACCATGACCTCGTCGGGTTATGGCGACATCGGTGGCCCTATCGACCTGATCATTCTGGCTCTTATCTGGATCGCGGGAGCTGTTGGCACCGTGATGGTGGCTTATACGATAGAGGGCCTGTTTTTCAGCAACAGGAGAGCCTGA
- a CDS encoding methylmalonyl-CoA mutase family protein: MSDALRITDTFPGFSRDEWVAAVEKALKGKPVSRLSTKTVDGLEVEPMYHRAKGKEPLAMRADNTPWAVAQRVDNPDVAKANAQALDDLKNGSNMLVIPFAGSAAARGYGIAADKDAIAKALDGVMLDIVSLRLEGAGQAAFVEFVEASGAAPSGLCLSFGFDPLGNFASTGGVATGWAAELAETIRDLQGKGFKGPFITVDGRPYHDAGASDSQELGAVVATIITYVKALEENGFDTAEAFGLIDVTLSVSANQFGSLSKLRAMRKLWANLQEAAGVEFKALSLHAETSFAMATRLDPWVNTLRVSTAGFAAGVGGANSVCILPHAIAIGLPNALGRRIVRNLQVMLIEESNLYRVTDPAAGSGYVEDLTDQYGSAAWAFFQEIFKAGGIDAALKSGLVQDAIAKSSETRNALIAKRKDALTGTSAFPNILEGETAVDEAERIELAAAPEGESCEPLKVFRYSMPFEALRDAAKAAGEPTVFFAQIGKIAEFTARATWAKNFFEAGGIKSLSDKNFLETGEIGAAFKASGAKIACIVASDARYEEMGEAVAKELKEAGVEMLWLAGRPADIMEKLSAAGVEAYCFEGCDVLGELQNIHARLGIAQA; this comes from the coding sequence ATGAGCGATGCTCTGAGGATAACTGACACTTTTCCTGGCTTCTCCCGTGATGAATGGGTTGCAGCAGTAGAAAAGGCCCTCAAAGGGAAACCCGTTTCCCGCCTGTCCACCAAGACCGTTGATGGTCTTGAAGTGGAACCAATGTACCACCGCGCCAAAGGCAAAGAGCCACTGGCAATGCGTGCAGACAACACCCCTTGGGCTGTTGCTCAGCGCGTCGACAATCCAGATGTCGCAAAAGCTAACGCACAAGCGCTGGACGACCTGAAAAACGGCTCCAACATGCTTGTTATTCCTTTTGCAGGCAGCGCAGCGGCCCGTGGCTACGGTATTGCCGCTGACAAGGACGCAATCGCCAAAGCACTCGACGGTGTCATGCTTGATATCGTTAGCCTCCGCCTTGAAGGCGCTGGCCAGGCTGCTTTCGTAGAGTTCGTAGAAGCCAGCGGCGCAGCCCCTTCCGGTCTCTGCCTGTCATTCGGCTTTGATCCGCTCGGCAACTTCGCTTCCACCGGCGGCGTCGCTACCGGCTGGGCAGCTGAACTGGCTGAAACCATCCGTGATTTGCAAGGCAAAGGCTTCAAAGGTCCGTTCATCACTGTTGATGGCCGTCCTTACCACGATGCTGGCGCTTCTGACTCGCAGGAACTCGGCGCTGTTGTCGCAACCATCATCACCTATGTAAAAGCGCTTGAAGAAAACGGCTTTGATACCGCAGAGGCATTTGGTCTCATCGATGTCACCTTGTCCGTAAGCGCCAACCAGTTTGGTTCCCTTTCCAAATTGCGCGCCATGCGTAAACTCTGGGCCAACCTGCAAGAAGCTGCTGGCGTTGAGTTCAAAGCGCTCAGCCTGCATGCTGAAACATCCTTCGCAATGGCAACCCGCCTGGATCCATGGGTAAACACCCTGCGCGTATCCACCGCTGGCTTCGCTGCTGGTGTTGGTGGTGCAAACAGCGTTTGCATTCTGCCACATGCCATCGCAATCGGCCTGCCAAATGCTCTGGGTCGTCGTATCGTTCGTAACCTGCAGGTCATGCTGATTGAGGAATCCAACCTCTATCGCGTTACCGACCCTGCAGCTGGTTCGGGTTATGTTGAAGACCTGACCGACCAGTATGGCTCTGCTGCTTGGGCGTTTTTCCAGGAAATCTTCAAAGCTGGCGGCATTGACGCAGCTCTGAAATCTGGTCTCGTTCAGGACGCAATCGCCAAGTCGAGCGAAACCCGCAACGCTCTGATCGCCAAGCGTAAAGATGCGCTGACCGGTACTTCCGCATTCCCGAACATTCTGGAAGGCGAAACCGCCGTTGACGAAGCTGAACGCATTGAATTGGCTGCTGCTCCAGAAGGCGAATCTTGCGAACCACTCAAAGTCTTCCGTTACTCCATGCCTTTCGAAGCGCTGCGTGACGCTGCCAAAGCTGCCGGTGAACCAACCGTCTTCTTTGCACAGATCGGTAAAATCGCCGAATTCACCGCACGTGCAACCTGGGCTAAGAACTTCTTCGAAGCTGGTGGCATCAAGTCCCTGTCTGACAAGAACTTCTTGGAAACCGGCGAAATCGGCGCAGCCTTCAAGGCTTCCGGTGCGAAAATCGCTTGTATCGTAGCATCTGATGCGCGTTACGAAGAAATGGGCGAAGCCGTTGCCAAGGAACTCAAAGAAGCTGGCGTTGAAATGCTCTGGCTGGCTGGTCGTCCTGCTGACATCATGGAAAAACTGTCTGCTGCCGGTGTTGAAGCTTACTGCTTCGAAGGCTGCGACGTTCTTGGTGAACTGCAGAATATCCACGCTCGTTTGGGCATCGCGCAGGCTTAA